From the Natronoarchaeum philippinense genome, the window AGATGCCACGCGCCGAGCGTGTTCGTCGAGAAGCGCTCGTGGACCATGACGAACGTCGACTGGACGCGCTCGTCGGCGAGGTCGGGGTAGTACGTCGAGACCTGCTCGCCCTTGAGCAGGCCCTTGTAGACGAGCGTCTTGCGGTCGAGCGAGCAGACGTAGAACCGTTCGGCACCAGCGAGATCGGCGTCCTCGACGGCGTTTTCGAGCGCTCTCCGGGCGACGTACAGCGCGCGGTCGAACTCGTCGTCCGAGACAGCGTCCGTCGGCGTCACGAAGCACTGCCAAACGTCGGGTTCGGCGTCGACGGCGGTCGCGCCGAGGTCGGCGTTGTCCGTCGGAACCGACCGCCAGTGGACGACCTCCAGATCGTAGTCGGCCAGCACGTCCTCGGTTCGGTCGCGCAGCGCGGCGGCGGCCGCAGCATCTTGGGGGAGGAAAAACGAGCCGACAGCGTACTGGTCGGGCAGATCGACGTCGAGAACGTCAGCGAAGAATTCGCGCGGCGTCTGGAGCATCACGCCCGCGCCGTCGCCGGTCGCTTCCTCGGCGCCGGTCGTCCCGCGATGTTCGAGATTCTCCAACAGTTCGATGCCGTCGGCCACTACCTCGTGCGATCGGCCGTCGTCGAGATCCATGACGACGCCGACGCCGCAGTTGGACCGTTCGTCGTCGGGGCTGGCGAGGCCCACCGAACGGTCCGCGTTCGTGTCTCGTTGCTGAGTCATATGCGCAGACTTGATCTTCTCCAATAAGAGGGTTCTCCTGAATGGCTAAGGGTATTATATACACATGCAATGTTATATTAGGTCTGTGTATCTTCAGTATTTTTGGAGGGTATTCTGACTGATTTTGATTTCGCCCCCGGTATTGGCGGCGAAAATACACAACTCGCAACGGCCCAGCAGCGGTCGCGACGGCGCCGCTGTCGGGCACCTCGCTGGCCGCTACGATCTCGGACGGTGCGCCGGCGCTCGCCCCGAGGTTGAAACCGGATGACGGACGAACGACCGACTGTGAGCTTCGTACTCGGCCGTGGCGAGGAGCATCGGCCGCCGACTCCCGACTCGCGGACAGCGAGCGACCGGCCATCGATGGCTGGACGATTGGGCACCTACCGGGCGCTCGACGGCAGCGAGGGGGCGGACCTCTATCTCGATCTCGACGGTCCCCACGCTGTGCTGATCGTCGGCAAGCGCGGCTACGGCAAGTCCTACACGCTCGGCGTCCTCGCGGAGTCGCTGGCGCGCTCGCCCGGCGTCGCGCCGGTCGTTATCGATCCGATGGGCGTGTTCGGCGAGCTCGCGGCCGACGCCGAAGGCGATCCAGTTCCTGCCGAAACGATCACCGAGCCGACGGTCGCTCCCGATTCGCTGGACCCTCGCTCGTGGTGCGAGTTGCTCGAGCTTTCGCCCGAAGGTGGTCCCGGCGGCCTCGTCTGGCAGGCTGCCGGCGAGGCGTCGACGCTCGCGGGAATGTGCGACCACGTCGCGGACGCCGACGCGCCGGCAGCGCCCGTGCGTGCGGCGATCAATCATCTCGAACTGGCGGCCTCGTGGGGCGTGTTCGACGCCGACGGACTGGATGCAACCGCGCTCGGCGGTGCGGCGGCCACGGTCGTCGACCTCTCGGGGCTCGACGCCGCACCCGCGAACGCCGTCTGTCGCGGCGTCGCCGAGGCGCTCTATCGCGCTCGCGTGACCGAGTCGATCGACCGACTCCCGTGGCTCCTGCTCGACGAGGCCCACGCCTTCTTCGACGGCGTCGCCGAACCGGCGCTCCGGACGATCCTGACGCGCGGTCGCGCGCCCGGCGTGAGTCTCGTCGCGGCGACCCAGCGCCCGAACGCGGTACCGGATGTCGGCGTCTCCCAGTCGGACGTGCTCGTCGCCCACCGACTCACCGCCGGGCCGGACCTCGACGCCTTAGAGCGGGTCCAGCCGACGTATCTGAGCGGCACGCTCGGCGAACGGATGCCCCATTCTCCCGGCGATATCGTCGTGATCGACGACGCGACCGAGACGGTCCACGCCGCCAGCGTCCGGCGCCGCGACACGCCCCACGGCGGGGACAGCCCCAGCGCGAGCGATGCCGTCACCGACGGCTGATCGAGATTCGACCGGTCAGAAAATAGTCGCTGGAAACCGGGCTGTCGACGCCCAGTCAGCAGTCTTCGCTCGCCGAGAGCTGGGTAACGTTTCCGCTCTCGTTGCCGCCTGCGCTCTCGTTGCCGTCGATTCCGACCGCGTCGTCGCTGGCGTTGCCGCTCGCGTTGCTGGCGTTACCGTCGCC encodes:
- a CDS encoding ATP-binding protein, with product MSFVLGRGEEHRPPTPDSRTASDRPSMAGRLGTYRALDGSEGADLYLDLDGPHAVLIVGKRGYGKSYTLGVLAESLARSPGVAPVVIDPMGVFGELAADAEGDPVPAETITEPTVAPDSLDPRSWCELLELSPEGGPGGLVWQAAGEASTLAGMCDHVADADAPAAPVRAAINHLELAASWGVFDADGLDATALGGAAATVVDLSGLDAAPANAVCRGVAEALYRARVTESIDRLPWLLLDEAHAFFDGVAEPALRTILTRGRAPGVSLVAATQRPNAVPDVGVSQSDVLVAHRLTAGPDLDALERVQPTYLSGTLGERMPHSPGDIVVIDDATETVHAASVRRRDTPHGGDSPSASDAVTDG